In the genome of Candidatus Dormiibacterota bacterium, one region contains:
- a CDS encoding ABC transporter substrate-binding protein has translation MRRWSALIGLVLAAALLAWRGVGKPLPGHPRAAPVASRLVIGVRGDVTSLNIYTAASAFDQEIADLLYPRLAYEEDDFQQGPPTFRPGLASSWDLSPDGASLTFHLDRRASWSDGRPVTAADVLLSHRAASSPDVAWAGIDSKEFIQDVRTPDPRTVEYRFARGYPYELMDSVEGNILPAHVFEGTPLSEWPKSAFLEAPVAGGPFLLKRHEPGALIELARNPSSLMAPLPRLDTVIFRIIPDEETLLNEVIIGGIDVMENVPPRAAARVEASPRLRLVRVPDLSYTFICWNTTRPLFSDSRVRRALTMAIDRDSIIEGLLPGIGRPAAGPVLSFLWAHDPDLKPLPFDPEGARRLLEDAGWKDRDGDGVIDRDGRPFRFELETDQASGQRGDVARMVIAQLGAIGVAVVPRLFETGTFIARHEAHDFDAFVGSWRESTKVDLKSNFHSASSQGGYNYGRYSCPELDRLIDRARAESDPGAARTLWIAAQRIIARDQPYTFLFERDRLHAVVRNLHLARVSPRSLYAGLAEWSLEGTEEPQP, from the coding sequence ATGAGACGGTGGTCGGCTCTCATCGGACTGGTGCTCGCCGCAGCGCTGCTCGCCTGGCGCGGAGTCGGAAAACCGCTGCCCGGGCATCCCAGGGCTGCGCCGGTCGCGAGCCGCCTGGTCATCGGGGTGAGGGGGGACGTCACCTCCCTCAACATCTATACTGCGGCGAGCGCCTTCGATCAGGAGATCGCCGACCTCCTCTATCCCAGGCTCGCCTACGAGGAGGACGATTTCCAGCAGGGACCGCCGACGTTCCGCCCGGGGCTGGCCTCCTCATGGGACTTGTCTCCGGACGGCGCGAGTCTCACGTTTCATCTCGATCGCCGGGCCTCCTGGAGCGACGGCAGGCCTGTGACCGCGGCCGATGTTCTGTTGTCGCACCGCGCCGCCAGCAGCCCCGACGTGGCCTGGGCTGGAATCGACTCGAAGGAGTTCATCCAGGACGTCAGGACGCCCGACCCGCGTACCGTCGAGTACCGCTTCGCCCGCGGCTACCCGTACGAGCTCATGGATTCGGTCGAAGGGAATATTCTCCCGGCGCACGTCTTCGAGGGAACGCCGCTTTCCGAGTGGCCGAAGAGCGCCTTCCTCGAGGCGCCGGTCGCGGGGGGCCCGTTCCTCCTGAAGCGCCACGAGCCCGGCGCTCTGATCGAGCTCGCGCGCAACCCCTCTTCCCTCATGGCTCCGCTCCCGCGGCTCGACACCGTGATCTTCCGCATCATCCCCGACGAAGAGACGCTCCTGAATGAAGTCATCATTGGAGGGATCGACGTGATGGAGAACGTGCCCCCCCGCGCGGCGGCCCGCGTCGAGGCTTCGCCGCGCCTGCGCCTGGTGCGCGTCCCCGATCTGTCGTACACCTTCATCTGCTGGAACACGACCCGGCCGCTGTTCTCGGACTCCCGCGTGCGCCGGGCGTTGACGATGGCGATCGACCGCGACTCGATCATCGAGGGTCTGCTCCCGGGCATCGGCCGTCCCGCGGCCGGCCCCGTGTTGTCGTTCCTGTGGGCCCATGACCCCGATCTCAAGCCGCTGCCGTTCGATCCCGAAGGCGCCCGCCGTCTCCTCGAGGACGCCGGTTGGAAGGACCGGGACGGCGACGGTGTGATCGATCGCGACGGCCGGCCGTTCCGCTTCGAGTTGGAGACCGATCAGGCCTCCGGGCAGCGGGGCGACGTCGCCCGCATGGTCATCGCCCAGCTCGGCGCGATCGGCGTCGCGGTCGTGCCGCGCCTGTTCGAGACGGGGACCTTCATCGCCCGCCACGAGGCGCACGACTTCGACGCCTTCGTCGGCTCCTGGCGCGAGTCCACCAAGGTCGATCTCAAGAGCAACTTCCACAGCGCCTCGAGCCAGGGGGGCTACAACTACGGCCGCTACTCGTGCCCCGAGCTCGACCGGCTCATCGACCGGGCGCGGGCCGAGTCCGACCCCGGGGCGGCGCGTACCCTGTGGATCGCGGCGCAGCGGATCATCGCCCGTGACCAGCCGTACACGTTCCTGTTCGAACGCGATCGGCTGCACGCCGTGGTTCGCAACCTGCACCTGGCCCGGGTCAGCCCGCGGAGTCTCTACGCCGGGCTCGCGGAATGGTCGCTCGAGGGGACGGAGGAGCCGCAGCCGTGA
- a CDS encoding tetratricopeptide repeat protein, producing the protein MIRPPTPLVARLLPPAIGRLHLRRPRLMDRLRASLAKRVTLVLAGPGYGKTSLLARFLQESAETSVWYSLDRSDGDPSVFFRYLVEGVARHVPEFGRRSEGLWEGLRFRPEEAERLADIFIGDAEMSLGGRIVLVLDGVQHLEASEPCVRVLRRLVARLPESLHLILAGRSLPDLGSDTPLRKDGATLIEGDDLLFTPEETGTLLRDTFGLPARQETVERLHARTRGWVTALQLLRQTARLEMSTADLPETLFARTESEIFDYFGEAVFASESVEVRDFLLGSCPPPAIEPEVCAEVLHGLDVRSLLAGLVHRHLFVSALESGGTYYVYDPLFLDFLRRKLRCARGAEGARALDLRYGRAFAGRGDFAQALAHFMAAECMKETADVLQRHGEGLLRSGMPGAIREAALFLSARGARPPVAAALLGEACRLAGDHAAATGHFEVALAARGDGSAEIKGAARIAALQGLAYSLMKVGRLALAEATSATALAEIGGENAALRARVLNTLGIIRHRQRRTPEAIALWQEALAHARGAGDEHVILMIAHNLGLPHAASGDFRRASECFRILTNRKNTRLGPEEGAAYLNQARIATLQGRSARASTLLGRAREIAREWRLQGLLADVLEAEGNLCRQRGDLEAAGERYAQARDVLTELGRPDLLDNLSEEEAILAARRGNHGEAETLAAAAVERRRAAGDAEGTAVALLALGEVRVRSRVAPRAARVLAEAAAFFQSTGREFHECMARLWLALARHLERDRHRAVTQALRALEIASRHDYRAPILRVADLDGAFHNLLASLPAAPAFLRQSPVVGASPRDAEVRAASRPAGTDGARRARRERGRPHDVGVASHSGAPRPVRT; encoded by the coding sequence GTGATTCGCCCCCCGACGCCGCTCGTCGCCAGGCTCCTGCCGCCCGCGATCGGTCGACTGCACCTGCGGCGTCCGCGGCTCATGGACCGGCTGCGCGCAAGTCTTGCGAAGCGCGTCACGCTCGTCCTCGCCGGTCCGGGATACGGCAAGACGTCGCTTCTGGCGCGCTTCCTCCAGGAGTCCGCGGAGACTTCGGTCTGGTACTCGCTCGACCGGTCGGATGGCGACCCCTCGGTCTTCTTCCGCTACCTCGTCGAGGGCGTGGCCAGGCACGTCCCCGAGTTCGGCAGGCGCAGCGAGGGTCTCTGGGAGGGTCTCCGTTTCCGGCCGGAGGAGGCCGAGCGCCTGGCCGACATCTTCATCGGCGACGCCGAGATGTCGCTCGGCGGGCGAATCGTGCTGGTGCTCGACGGAGTGCAGCACCTCGAGGCATCCGAGCCGTGCGTGCGGGTCCTGCGGCGGCTCGTGGCCCGCCTGCCCGAGTCCCTCCACCTGATCCTGGCCGGCCGCTCGCTCCCCGATCTCGGTTCCGATACGCCGTTGCGGAAGGACGGGGCGACGCTTATCGAGGGGGACGATCTTCTGTTCACACCCGAGGAGACCGGCACGCTGCTCCGCGACACCTTCGGCCTGCCGGCGCGGCAGGAGACGGTCGAAAGACTCCACGCGCGCACGCGCGGCTGGGTCACCGCCCTGCAGCTGCTGCGCCAGACGGCGCGTCTGGAGATGAGCACCGCCGATCTGCCGGAGACCCTGTTCGCGCGCACCGAATCCGAGATCTTCGACTACTTCGGCGAAGCGGTCTTCGCCTCCGAGTCCGTGGAGGTGCGCGACTTCCTGCTGGGCTCCTGTCCGCCCCCCGCGATCGAGCCGGAAGTCTGCGCGGAGGTCCTGCACGGTCTCGACGTGCGGTCCCTTCTCGCGGGGCTGGTCCACCGGCACTTGTTCGTTTCGGCCCTGGAGAGCGGCGGGACCTACTACGTCTACGATCCTCTGTTCCTCGACTTCCTGCGCCGCAAGCTCCGCTGCGCGCGGGGGGCCGAGGGAGCGAGGGCGCTCGACCTGCGCTATGGACGGGCCTTCGCGGGGCGGGGCGACTTCGCCCAGGCGCTCGCGCACTTCATGGCCGCCGAATGCATGAAGGAGACCGCCGACGTCCTGCAGCGTCACGGCGAGGGTCTGCTGCGCTCCGGCATGCCGGGGGCGATCCGCGAAGCGGCCCTGTTCCTCTCGGCGCGCGGCGCGCGGCCGCCTGTCGCCGCCGCGTTGCTGGGGGAGGCCTGCCGCCTGGCGGGTGACCACGCCGCCGCGACGGGACACTTCGAGGTCGCCCTGGCGGCGCGCGGCGACGGCTCGGCGGAGATCAAAGGCGCCGCGCGGATCGCGGCGCTCCAGGGGCTGGCCTACTCGCTCATGAAGGTCGGCAGGCTGGCGCTCGCGGAGGCGACGTCGGCGACGGCCCTCGCGGAAATCGGCGGGGAGAATGCGGCCCTGCGCGCACGCGTCCTGAACACGCTGGGGATCATCCGTCATCGACAGCGCCGCACGCCCGAGGCGATCGCGCTCTGGCAGGAGGCCCTGGCCCACGCCCGGGGGGCGGGCGATGAGCACGTCATCCTGATGATCGCCCACAATCTCGGCCTGCCGCACGCTGCGTCCGGCGACTTTCGTCGCGCCTCCGAGTGCTTCCGCATCCTGACGAATCGGAAGAACACGCGTCTGGGACCGGAGGAGGGCGCCGCCTACCTGAACCAGGCGCGCATCGCGACGCTACAGGGTCGCTCCGCCCGCGCCTCGACGCTGCTCGGCCGGGCCCGCGAGATCGCGCGGGAGTGGCGGCTCCAGGGGCTGCTCGCCGATGTGCTGGAGGCGGAGGGGAACCTGTGCCGGCAGCGGGGCGACCTGGAGGCGGCGGGGGAGCGCTATGCCCAGGCCCGTGACGTCCTGACGGAGCTCGGGCGTCCGGATCTTCTCGACAACCTGTCGGAGGAGGAGGCGATCCTGGCGGCCCGGCGCGGCAACCACGGCGAAGCGGAGACGCTGGCGGCCGCCGCGGTCGAGCGCCGCCGCGCCGCCGGGGACGCCGAAGGGACGGCCGTCGCGCTCCTGGCGCTCGGCGAAGTGCGCGTCCGCTCCCGTGTCGCGCCGCGCGCCGCCCGTGTGCTCGCCGAGGCGGCCGCCTTCTTCCAATCGACCGGCCGCGAGTTCCACGAATGCATGGCCCGCCTCTGGCTCGCCCTTGCCCGCCATCTGGAGCGCGACCGACATCGCGCCGTGACGCAGGCCCTGCGGGCCCTGGAGATCGCGTCGCGACACGACTACCGGGCGCCGATCCTGCGTGTGGCCGACCTGGACGGGGCGTTCCACAACCTCCTGGCGTCGCTCCCGGCGGCGCCGGCTTTCCTTCGTCAGTCGCCGGTCGTCGGCGCGAGCCCGCGTGACGCGGAGGTGCGCGCAGCGAGCCGGCCTGCCGGCACGGACGGAGCGCGGCGTGCGCGGCGGGAACGCGGACGCCCGCATGACGTCGGCGTGGCGTCTCATTCCGGGGCGCCGCGGCCGGTGCGAACATGA
- a CDS encoding S8 family serine peptidase, whose translation MRLRSARRRAPAAVLILAQLASLMALSGGPAVAGPYVTETSGIRWNDVGGLRWNDVGGIRWSDVGGIRWNDVGGIHWNDVGGPLCNDATGVRWNDVGGVRWNDVGALMFNGALQTCVPGIDLDLLSRLSFLPDTSSINVIVTYRAAPTAFDLLRLQFLGIPGGTVFRRLPMVVINATRDQIERITALQGVRSVFADRTLSLLDVESRALIGLDEVAADPALARPGGAPLSGAGVTIAVLDSGVDATHPDLPFGGKVVGNVRLVNALSTGWGFSYPLTVEGLPDTDLVLGHGTFVASVAAGSGQASGGTYRGVAPGASILGLSAGDLFIVNVLEGFDYILQNAARYRVRVVNCSWGTQGWFDPDDPVNIATRMVHDAGIAVVFAAGNQGPSPDTLNPYSVAPWVIGVGSSRKDARLSDFSSRGIFEEVLYHPTLLAPGESITAASPALLNGGAY comes from the coding sequence ATGAGGCTTCGTTCGGCGCGCCGCCGGGCCCCGGCAGCGGTGCTGATCCTCGCTCAGCTTGCGTCCCTCATGGCGCTCTCCGGCGGTCCCGCCGTGGCGGGGCCGTACGTGACCGAGACCTCAGGAATCCGCTGGAACGACGTGGGCGGGCTCCGCTGGAACGATGTGGGGGGGATCCGCTGGAGCGATGTCGGCGGGATCCGCTGGAACGACGTGGGCGGCATCCACTGGAACGATGTCGGGGGCCCGCTCTGCAACGACGCCACCGGCGTCCGCTGGAACGATGTCGGCGGAGTCCGCTGGAACGACGTCGGCGCCCTGATGTTCAACGGCGCACTGCAGACCTGCGTGCCCGGGATCGATCTCGATCTCCTGAGCCGCCTGTCGTTCCTGCCCGACACCTCCTCGATCAACGTCATCGTCACCTACCGCGCGGCCCCGACGGCGTTCGACCTGCTCAGGCTGCAGTTCCTCGGGATCCCGGGCGGCACCGTCTTCCGCCGGCTGCCGATGGTCGTGATCAACGCGACGCGCGATCAGATCGAGCGCATCACGGCGCTGCAGGGGGTCCGCTCGGTGTTCGCGGACCGCACGCTGTCCCTGCTCGACGTCGAGAGCCGCGCGCTCATCGGTCTCGACGAGGTCGCGGCCGATCCCGCCCTGGCGCGGCCGGGCGGCGCGCCCCTGTCGGGCGCGGGCGTCACGATCGCCGTCCTGGATTCGGGTGTCGACGCCACACATCCCGACCTGCCCTTCGGCGGCAAGGTGGTCGGCAACGTGCGCCTCGTCAACGCCCTCAGCACCGGGTGGGGCTTCAGCTATCCGCTGACCGTGGAAGGCCTGCCCGACACCGACCTGGTCCTGGGGCACGGGACGTTCGTCGCCTCGGTGGCGGCGGGGTCGGGACAGGCGAGCGGAGGGACGTACCGGGGCGTGGCCCCCGGCGCCTCCATCCTGGGGCTGTCGGCGGGAGATCTGTTCATCGTGAACGTCCTGGAAGGATTCGACTACATCCTCCAGAACGCCGCGCGCTACCGTGTGCGCGTGGTGAACTGCTCCTGGGGCACCCAGGGCTGGTTCGATCCCGACGACCCGGTCAACATCGCGACGCGCATGGTGCACGACGCCGGGATCGCCGTGGTCTTCGCGGCCGGCAACCAGGGACCCTCTCCCGACACGCTCAACCCCTACTCGGTGGCGCCGTGGGTCATCGGCGTCGGCTCGTCGCGCAAGGACGCGCGCCTGTCGGATTTCTCCTCGCGCGGCATCTTCGAGGAGGTGCTGTACCACCCGACGCTCCTCGCGCCCGGCGAGTCGATCACCGCGGCGAGTCCGGCGCTCCTGAACGGCGGCGCCTATT